The following proteins are encoded in a genomic region of Pyrus communis chromosome 11, drPyrComm1.1, whole genome shotgun sequence:
- the LOC137708263 gene encoding uncharacterized protein — protein MVGLSIGEKHFIQGGIAQDIRSDGRKRLTPRPINVKTGVISQANGSARVRMGATDVIASVKAELGRPTALQPDKGKVFINVDCSPTAAPMFEGRGGEELSAELSVALRHCLLGGKSGSGAGIEVSSLVVVEGKICWDLYVDGLVVSSDGNLLDALGAAIKAALSNTGIPRVNVAAGASGDEQPEVDVSDEEFLQFDTSKVPVIVTLTKVGKHYIVDATSEEESQMSSAVSISVNRQGHICGLTKRGGAGLDPSIILDMVSVAKTVSEQLINTLDSQIAAAEAGEDES, from the exons ATGGTGGGACTATCCATAGGAGAAAAGCATTTTATACAGGGCGGCATCGCTCAGGACATTCGTTCTGATGGTCGAAAAAGATTGACGCCTCGGCCCATCAATGTCAAAACTGGAGTCATTTCCCAG GCAAATGGTTCGGCAAGGGTCAGGATGGGGGCTACGGATGTCATTGCTAGTGTGAAG GCTGAACTTGGAAGGCCTACTGCACTGCAACCTGACAAAGGAAAGGTCTTTATAAATGTCGATTGCAGTCCAACTGCAGCACCAATGTTTGAG GGTAGAGGAGGTGAGGAGCTGTCAGCAGAACTCTCGGTGGCTCTTCGACATTGCCTCTTGGGTGGTAAAAGTGGATCTG GTGCTGGAATTGAAGTCTCCTCTCTGGTAGTTGTGGAAGGAAAGATCTGTTGGGATCTTTACGTTGACGGCCTTGTTGTCAGTTCAGATGGGAATCTTCTAGATGCCCTAGGTGCTGCTATAAAG GCTGCTTTGAGCAATACAGGCATCCCAAGAGTAAATGTTGCAGCTGGTGCATCAGGGGATGAGCAACCGGAGGTTGATGTAAGCGACGAGGAGTTTCTGCAATTTGACACATCTAAGGTTCCTGTCATAGTTACATTAACAAAG GTAGGTAAGCACTACATTGTGGATGCCACTTCAGAAGAGGAATCACAAATGAGCTCGGCTGTTTCAATTTCTGTCAATAGGCAAGGGCACATCTGCGGGTTGACCAAACGGGGTGGTGCAGGCCTAGATCCAAGCATCATTCTCGACATGGTATCTGTGGCAAAAACAGTTAGTGAGCAGCTGATAAACACGTTGGATTCTCAGATAGCTGCTGCTGAAGCTGGTGAAGATGAATCGTAA
- the LOC137708343 gene encoding transcriptional adapter ADA2a isoform X1, which translates to MGRSRPVSQAAVDNHNQSRGKRKRTASGAEAAENSGTAQKSVAQEISEPKGAFYHCNYCNKDISGKIRIKCVVCPDFDLCIECFSVGAELTPHKCNHPYRVMDNLAFPLICPDWNVDEEMLLLEGIEMYGFGNWTEVSEHVGTKTRQQCIDHYKAIYMNSPFFPLPDMSHVMGKSREELLALAKGSDEIKKEVPMLVEITLKEVSPFSAEVKCEESKKNPVSQSSSNSTADVAKGLVPGAVKKASNKKQIKDETKVSKVEETQVDRSVGEKKLRSLGEEGPITEFSGYNFKREEFETEYDNDAEQILADMEFKDTDTNADRELKLRVLHVYAKRLDERKRRKNSILERNLLYPDPFEKGLAPEEREIYKRFKVFMRFHSSEDHKELLKNIIEEQQIVKRIQDLQEARTAGCRTASDASRYLEEKRKKEAEESALRIKESSQAGKGLQISPRGSFKGSTVLHPFSKDSYLTTQAISSSLDYWDVTGLAGADLLSEAERRLCSEIRILPSHYLNMLQTISIEIVNGNVKKQADARSLFKVEPSKVDRVYDMLVQKGMAQA; encoded by the exons ATGGGTCGGTCCCGCCCGGTTTCGCAGGCGGCTGTCGACAACCACAATCAGAG TAGGGGCAAAAGAAAGAGAACGGCTTCGGGGGCGGAGGCGGCGGAAAACAGCGGCACAGCTCAGAAATCTGTGGCCCAAGAAATCAGCGAACCGAAAGGAGCTTTCTACCATTGCAATTACTGCAACAAGGATATTTCTGGGAAAATTCGGATAAAGTGCGTGGTTTGTCCAGATTTTGACCTTTGCATTGAGTGCTTCTCTGTTGGAGCTGAGCTTACACCTCACAAATGCAACCACCCTTACAGGGTTATG GACAATTTGGCTTTTCCACTTATCTGTCCAGACTGGAATGTGGATGAAGAGATGCTACTGCTCGAG GGTATTGAAATGTATGGATTTGGGAATTGGACCGAAGTTTCTGAACATGTTGGAACAAAAACCAGACAACAATGTATTGACCATTATAAAGCTATTTATATGAACTCTCCGTTCTTTCCTCTCCCA GACATGTCTCATGTTATGGGAAAGAGCAGAGAGGAGCTTCTTGCTTTGGCTAAGGGGTCTGATGAAATCAAGAAAG AAGTTCCCATGCTTGTGGAGATTACACTGAAAGAAGTGTCTCCCTTTTCTGCAGAAGTCAA ATGTGAAGAATCAAAAAAGAATCCAGTTTCCCAATCGTCATCCAACTCAACTGCTG ATGTTGCCAAAGGGTTGGTCCCAGGTGCTGTAAAGAAGGCATCCAACAAAAAGCAGATTAAGGACGAGACTAAAGTCAGTAAAGTGGAAG AAACACAGGTTGACCGGAGCGTTGGAGAAAAAAAACTGAGGAGTTTAGGGGAAGAGGGACCTATTACAGAATTCAGTGGCTATAATTTCAAGAGGGAAGAATTTGAAACTGAATATGATAACGATGCTGAGCAGATTCTGGCCGATATGGAATTCAAGGATACTGACACTAATGCTGACCGTGAATTGAAACTACGAGTTCTGCATGTCTACGCAAAAAG GCTTGATGAGAGGAAACGTAGGAAGAATTCCATACTTGAAAGAAATCTGCTTTATCCCGACCCTTTTGAGAAGGGCCTCGCACCTGAAGAAAGAGAAATATACAAGCGCTTCAAAGTTTTCATGCGGTTCCACTCAAGTGAAGATCACAAGGAATTGCTTAAGAATATCATTGAGGAACAACAGATTGTCAAAAGAATACAGGATCTTCAG GAAGCTCGAACTGCTGGCTGTAGGACAGCTTCTGACGCCAGTAGATACCTTgaagagaagaggaagaaggaagCTGAAGAAAGTGCCCTAAGGATTAAGGAAAGCTCACAGGCTGGTAAAGGCTTGCAGATCAGCCCTCGGGGATCTTTCAAGGGATCCACAGTTCTGCATCCCTTCAGCAAGGACTCATATTTAACTACGCAAGCTATTTCAAGCTCCTTGGATTATTGGGATGTCACTGGGCTAGCCGGGGCTGATTTACTCTCCGAAGCC GAACGAAGACTTTGCAGTGAGATCAGAATCCTACCTTCACATTATCTCAACATGCTGCAGACCATCTCCATAGAGATTGTAAACGGCAATGTTAAAAAGCAAGCGGATGCCCGTAGCCTGTTTAAGGTTGAACCGAGCAAAGTCGATAGGGTTTACGACATGCTTGTGCAAAAGGGAATGGCTCAAGCATAG
- the LOC137708343 gene encoding transcriptional adapter ADA2a isoform X2, with protein MGRSRPVSQAAVDNHNQSRGKRKRTASGAEAAENSGTAQKSVAQEISEPKGAFYHCNYCNKDISGKIRIKCVVCPDFDLCIECFSVGAELTPHKCNHPYRVMDNLAFPLICPDWNVDEEMLLLEDMSHVMGKSREELLALAKGSDEIKKEVPMLVEITLKEVSPFSAEVKCEESKKNPVSQSSSNSTADVAKGLVPGAVKKASNKKQIKDETKVSKVEETQVDRSVGEKKLRSLGEEGPITEFSGYNFKREEFETEYDNDAEQILADMEFKDTDTNADRELKLRVLHVYAKRLDERKRRKNSILERNLLYPDPFEKGLAPEEREIYKRFKVFMRFHSSEDHKELLKNIIEEQQIVKRIQDLQEARTAGCRTASDASRYLEEKRKKEAEESALRIKESSQAGKGLQISPRGSFKGSTVLHPFSKDSYLTTQAISSSLDYWDVTGLAGADLLSEAERRLCSEIRILPSHYLNMLQTISIEIVNGNVKKQADARSLFKVEPSKVDRVYDMLVQKGMAQA; from the exons ATGGGTCGGTCCCGCCCGGTTTCGCAGGCGGCTGTCGACAACCACAATCAGAG TAGGGGCAAAAGAAAGAGAACGGCTTCGGGGGCGGAGGCGGCGGAAAACAGCGGCACAGCTCAGAAATCTGTGGCCCAAGAAATCAGCGAACCGAAAGGAGCTTTCTACCATTGCAATTACTGCAACAAGGATATTTCTGGGAAAATTCGGATAAAGTGCGTGGTTTGTCCAGATTTTGACCTTTGCATTGAGTGCTTCTCTGTTGGAGCTGAGCTTACACCTCACAAATGCAACCACCCTTACAGGGTTATG GACAATTTGGCTTTTCCACTTATCTGTCCAGACTGGAATGTGGATGAAGAGATGCTACTGCTCGAG GACATGTCTCATGTTATGGGAAAGAGCAGAGAGGAGCTTCTTGCTTTGGCTAAGGGGTCTGATGAAATCAAGAAAG AAGTTCCCATGCTTGTGGAGATTACACTGAAAGAAGTGTCTCCCTTTTCTGCAGAAGTCAA ATGTGAAGAATCAAAAAAGAATCCAGTTTCCCAATCGTCATCCAACTCAACTGCTG ATGTTGCCAAAGGGTTGGTCCCAGGTGCTGTAAAGAAGGCATCCAACAAAAAGCAGATTAAGGACGAGACTAAAGTCAGTAAAGTGGAAG AAACACAGGTTGACCGGAGCGTTGGAGAAAAAAAACTGAGGAGTTTAGGGGAAGAGGGACCTATTACAGAATTCAGTGGCTATAATTTCAAGAGGGAAGAATTTGAAACTGAATATGATAACGATGCTGAGCAGATTCTGGCCGATATGGAATTCAAGGATACTGACACTAATGCTGACCGTGAATTGAAACTACGAGTTCTGCATGTCTACGCAAAAAG GCTTGATGAGAGGAAACGTAGGAAGAATTCCATACTTGAAAGAAATCTGCTTTATCCCGACCCTTTTGAGAAGGGCCTCGCACCTGAAGAAAGAGAAATATACAAGCGCTTCAAAGTTTTCATGCGGTTCCACTCAAGTGAAGATCACAAGGAATTGCTTAAGAATATCATTGAGGAACAACAGATTGTCAAAAGAATACAGGATCTTCAG GAAGCTCGAACTGCTGGCTGTAGGACAGCTTCTGACGCCAGTAGATACCTTgaagagaagaggaagaaggaagCTGAAGAAAGTGCCCTAAGGATTAAGGAAAGCTCACAGGCTGGTAAAGGCTTGCAGATCAGCCCTCGGGGATCTTTCAAGGGATCCACAGTTCTGCATCCCTTCAGCAAGGACTCATATTTAACTACGCAAGCTATTTCAAGCTCCTTGGATTATTGGGATGTCACTGGGCTAGCCGGGGCTGATTTACTCTCCGAAGCC GAACGAAGACTTTGCAGTGAGATCAGAATCCTACCTTCACATTATCTCAACATGCTGCAGACCATCTCCATAGAGATTGTAAACGGCAATGTTAAAAAGCAAGCGGATGCCCGTAGCCTGTTTAAGGTTGAACCGAGCAAAGTCGATAGGGTTTACGACATGCTTGTGCAAAAGGGAATGGCTCAAGCATAG
- the LOC137708262 gene encoding pentatricopeptide repeat-containing protein At4g26680, mitochondrial has product MYKFQIRQFSGLPNSIPKEPTFTNPTISGSFGKRNRNPIPIPHRTIPEPKGQDLDFVNVVSSHLIHSDWAKLNPLSTGLTAFRVKHILLKIQKDYVLSLEFFNWVAARNPNAHTLETHSMILHILTKYRKFKSAEYISKKILVSGSIDLPSKLFEVILYSYRLCDSSPRVFDSLFKTFAHLKKFRNATNMFCQMKEYGFFPTVESCNAYLSSLLGLHRADVALAFYREMRRCRISPNVYTLNMVMAAYCKSGKLESAVEVLEEMESMGCSPSVVSYNTLIAGHCDKGLMSSALKFKNLMAKNGLHPTVVTFNTLIDGFCKAGKLQEANRVFSEMKAANVAPNTVTYNSLINGYSQAGNSEMGTRLFEEMSKNRVNADILTYNALILGLCKEGKTKKAAYLVKELDAKHFVPNASTFSALIVGQCVRKNADRAFQLCQSMIRSGHHPDEQTLKTLISSFCGNRDFEGAVQVLEEMLERSIALDSGILSDLCLGLHRCGKEELVKSVCGKLEARRLMPQGFDMAKKLSTLD; this is encoded by the coding sequence ATGTACAAATTCCAAATTCGTCAGTTTTCGGGTTTGCCCAATTCGATTCCAAAAGAACCCACCTTTACAAACCCCACAATTTCTGGGAGTTTTGGGAAAAGGAATCGGAATCCGATCCCTATACCCCACAGAACGATTCCTGAACCCAAAGGGCAGGACCTCGATTTTGTCAATGTTGTAAGCAGCCATCTGATTCACTCGGATTGGGCTAAGCTTAATCCCTTATCGACCGGTCTAACCGCTTTTAGAGTTAAACATATATTGCTGAAAATTCAGAAGGATTATGTTCTTTCCCTTGAGTTTTTCAATTGGGTTGCTGCTCGAAACCCGAATGCACATACCCTCGAAACACATTCCATGATTCTCCACATTCTCACCAAGTACCGGAAGTTCAAATCCGCGGAGTACATTTCGAAGAAGATTCTTGTTTCGGGCTCAATTGATTTGCCTTCCAAGTTGTTTGAGGTGATTCTGTATTCGTATCGGTTGTGTGACTCCTCTCCTCGTGTCTTTGATTCGCTGTTCAAGACTTTCGCGCATTTGAAGAAGTTTAGGAATGCCACAAACATGTTCTGCCAGATGAAGGAGTATGGTTTTTTCCCAACGGTTGAGTCTTGCAATGCGTATTTGAGCTCACTGCTAGGTTTGCATAGAGCGGACGTTGCTTTGGCATTCTATAGAGAAATGCGGCGTTGTAGGATTTCGCCCAATGTTTATACTCTTAATATGGTTATGGCTGCTTACTGTAAATCGGGAAAATTAGAGAGCGCTGTTGAGGTGCTCGAGGAGATGGAGAGCATGGGGTGTAGTCCTAGTGTGGTGTCGTATAATACACTGATTGCGGGACACTGTGATAAGGGTCTTATGAGTTCGGCTTTGAAGTTCAAAAACTTGATGGCAAAGAATGGATTGCACCCTACTGTGGTAACTTTTAACACACTTATTGATGGGTTTTGCAAGGCAGGAAAACTACAAGAAGCAAATAGAGTTTTTAGCGAGATGAAGGCCGCGAATGTGGCTCCTAATACAGTAACTTACAATAGTTTGATAAACGGGTACAGCCAGGCAGGTAATAGTGAGATGGGCACTAGGCTTTTCGAGGAGATGTCAAAGAACCGAGTAAATGCTGATATACTGACTTATAATGCACTGATATTGGGACTCTGCAAGGAGggtaaaacaaagaaagctgcATATCTGGTTAAAGAACTTGATGCAAAGCACTTTGTCCCGAATGCCTCAACCTTTTCTGCCCTTATTGTAGGACAGTGTGTCCGAAAGAATGCTGATCGTGCCTTTCAGTTATGCCAAAGCATGATAAGAAGTGGTCATCATCCTGATGAACAAACTTTGAAGACGCTTATATCAAGCTTCTGCGGTAACAGAGATTTTGAGGGAGCAGTCCAAGTCTTGGAAGAAATGTTAGAGAGATCTATTGCCCTTGATTCAGGTATCTTATCTGATTTATGTCTAGGACTTCACCGATGTGGGAAAGAAGAATTGGTAAAGTCAGTATGCGGTAAGTTGGAAGCTAGACGACTCATGCCTCAAGGTTTTGATATGGCGAAGAAATTATCTACTCTGGATTAG
- the LOC137709142 gene encoding transcriptional regulator STERILE APETALA-like, giving the protein MSTSYSSAPSSTSSSSSSSTSHDGNGDDGANGAGPSNVQRGGDFEGPSSSRRRAVNEVWPEPFVEALAAQVATEASRYAGRLAAAPALANVFQLSCLPSGSTFKVLSVSLGHRVRDIFSDVQVCSTWRAVSRSDLLWHHLTGRIWGRTILIRDTWRDEYIYWHRTATNFRTRRSAHTTLDFDLSDVEDPDGLTCRCLTLSDAHLACGFADGAVRLFDLATRLHVSTLRPHLRDRLGRFSRAVTGIVITNFTLTFATLDGDIHVADINGPQVTRRAHLGDVVNDGVLVDFTGSERWWVGLYAGVPGRTFHIWDGLTEQLTFVGGTLTDPEAVMGWHMLTEMNESVGRVRVTSRETAVACTSARVIVFDLANQGIVLSEEEYRRGIIVAAADVSRSAYIIVGRRGLASVRWSDTQEEVCRFNVRGAAQMAVMGCMNEGCALMCVGGVVRVWEAERGAYLYSFRERIGEVNALVCDERHVAACSWGSGGTRLHLWDFGAAD; this is encoded by the exons ATGTCTACCTCTTACTCTTCTGCTCCATCATCAActtcatcatcttcctcttcctccacaTCCCATGATGGAAATGGAGACGACGGTGCCAATGGAGCTGGCCCTAGCAATGTACAAAGAGGTGGTGATTTCGAAGGGCCATCCTCTTCCAGACGACGTGCCGTAAACGAGGTCTGGCCTGAGCCTTTTGTGGAAGCTCTCGCTGCCCAAGTTGCCACTGAAGCCTCCCGCTACGCCGGACGGCTTGCCGCAGCTCCTGCCCTTGCTAACGTGTTTCAG CTGAGCTGCCTGCCCTCGGGCTCCACCTTCAAGGTCCTCTCTGTCTCTCTAGG TCATCGCGTACGTGACATTTTTTCCGATGTGCAGGTTTGTTCCACGTGGCGCGCCGTCTCGCGCTCTGACCTTCTCTGGCATCACCTTACCGGCCGTATCTGGGGCAGGACAATTCTCATCCgcgacacgtggcgtgacgagtaCATCTACTGGCATCGGACGGCCACGAACTTCCGGACCCGGAGGTCAGCCCACACGACCCTCGACTTCGACCTATCCGACGTGGAAGACCCCGACGGCCTCACCTGCCGCTGCCTCACTCTCTCCGACGCCCACCTTGCTTGCGGCTTCGCCGACGGCGCCGTCCGCCTCTTCGACCTGGCCACCCGCCTACATGTCAGCACATTGCGTCCCCACCTCCGCGACCGCCTCGGCCGTTTCTCCCGCGCCGTTACCGGCATCGTCATAACAAACTTTACTCTCACCTTCGCCACGCTGGACGGAGACATCCATGTGGCGGACATAAACGGCCCGCAGGTCACTCGTAGGGCCCACTTGGGTGACGTAGTAAACGACGGCGTTTTGGTTGACTTCACCGGATCCGAAAGATGGTGGGTCGGGCTGTACGCAGGAGTTCCGGGTCGGACGTTTCACATTTGGGATGGTTTGACTGAACAATTGACTTTTGTTGGCGGGACGTTGACGGATCCGGAGGCCGTGATGGGGTGGCACATGCTGACGGAGATGAACGAGTCCGTGGGCCGAGTCCGAGTCACCAGTCGGGAAACGGCCGTGGCGTGCACGAGCGCGCGTGTGATTGTCTTCGATCTGGCGAATCAGGGGATTGTGTTGAGTGAGGAGGAGTATAGGAGAGGGATAATTGTGGCAGCGGCTGACGTGAGCAGGTCGGCATACATTATTGTGGGGAGGAGGGGTTTGGCTAGCGTGCGCTGGAGTGACACTCAGGAGGAGGTGTGCAGGTTTAACGTGAGGGGGGCGGCGCAGATGGCCGTGATGGGGTGCATGAACGAAGGATGCGCGCTAATGTGCGTCGGTGGGGTGGTGAGGGTGTGGGAGGCGGAGAGGGGGGCCTATCTGTACAGTTTCAGGGAGAGAATTGGGGAAGTGAACGCTTTGGTATGCGATGAACGACATGTCGCAGCGTGTTCGTGGGGTTCGGGGGGTACGAGACTGCACCTTTGGGACTTCGGTGCAGCAGATTGA